In Dunckerocampus dactyliophorus isolate RoL2022-P2 chromosome 14, RoL_Ddac_1.1, whole genome shotgun sequence, one DNA window encodes the following:
- the vstm4a gene encoding V-set and transmembrane domain-containing protein 4a, with translation MNISVVLLVLTKALLTELGHALNVTVIPAPIVMATERDNLTLSCLVSQRKRSSSVLILRWFFSPLTAPTLSPPLPPPSPSPPGPEPSQFLIVKMGIKKLKLYGNYTRRFPQPKFRLYEQIEGEVYRLRILNVSETDQGFYTCRVHEIRKYRNVWKASSNGSGTTQLTVHFTLEAHSSEGIWRLLSDVNVCAVLICSLGLLSIFLFTLTLTIQYFYRRHRLKASYLLVKCPESSSGETVTSSGSTSSSSPRTQKKDTGQKSDIKVALKPPKATEEPPPPPHTATKAPVASKRPQKPKRSKAHIRSTTAQVPQEDSLTYAELELVRPSLEPPASASPDPTPSSPDTVYAQILFQEKQL, from the exons ATGAACATCTCTGTAGTGCTGCTGGTCCTGACTAAAGCTCTGCTCACAG AACTAGGCCATGCCTTGAATGTGACAGTGATTCCTGCACCCATTGTCATGGCAACCGAGCGAGACAACCTGACACTGTCCTGTCTGGTATCTCAGAGAAAGAGGAGCAGCAGTGTACTCATCCTCCGCTGGTTCTTCTCCCCTCTGACTGCTCCCACCCTCTCACCCCCTTTACCTCCTCCGTCTCCCTCCCCTCCGGGCCCTGAGCCCTCCCAGTTCCTCATCGTCAAGATGGGCATCAAGAAACTCAAGCTGTATGGGAACTACACCCGCCGCTTCCCCCAGCCCAAGTTTCGACTTTATGAGCAAATTGAGGGAGAGGTGTACCGCTTGAGGATTCTTAATGTGAGCGAGACGGACCAGGGCTTCTACACGTGTAGAGTGCACGAGATAAGGAAGTACAGGAACGTATGGAAGGCATCGTCTAATGGTTCGGGCACTACACAGCTGACAG TGCATTTTACTCTGGAGGCTCATAGCAGTGAAGGAATTTGGCGTCTGTTGTCAG ATGTGAACGTGTGCGCCGTGCTGATCTGCTCGCTGGGATTGCTCTCCATCTTCCTCTTCACACTCACTCTCACCATCCAGTACTTCTACAGGAGACACAGGCTAAAAG CAAGTTACCTACTGGTCAAGTGTCCAGAGAGCAG TTCAGGAGAGACTGTAACCAGCTCTGGTAGTACTTCCAGTTCCTCCCCAAGAACACAAAAGAAAGACACAGGGCAGAAAAGTgatataaaagtggcattaaaACCTCCAAAAGCGACTGAGgagccgccaccaccaccacacacagcAACTAAAG cACCTGTGGCTTCCAAAAGACCCCAAAAGCCCAAAAGGTCAAAAGCTCACATAAGGTCTACCACA GCTCAAGTACCCCAGGAGGACAGTCTAACCTATGCAGAACTGGAGCTGGTCCGACCCAGTCTCGAACCCCCGGCCTCAGCCAGCCCTGACCCCACCCCCTCCAGCCCAGACACCGTGTACGCTCAGATCCTCTTCCAGGAGAAACAGCTGTAA